A section of the Acropora muricata isolate sample 2 chromosome 4, ASM3666990v1, whole genome shotgun sequence genome encodes:
- the LOC136913563 gene encoding NADH dehydrogenase [ubiquinone] 1 alpha subcomplex assembly factor 2-like, with translation MQWVRSLLGAFTRTRRLVGTDLYGNQYYETIRDGKKPRREMISTVEHMQYTPGMMPIEWESWIRGKRDDPPTHEELLAQQKRMQIVKERAKKVEEKDREDQIEQQTSQLVSQAGHASTTLFESLENRAEPTSTGTMFQPGQWAPEKNEPGRKEDEQTFEPESWMPPGNKASKK, from the coding sequence ATGCAGTGGGTAAGGTCCTTGCTCGGTGCATTCACAAGGACAAGACGTCTTGTGGGAACTGACTTGTATGGAAATCAGTATTATGAAACAATTCGAGATGGAAAGAAGCCCAGAAGAGAAATGATCAGTACAGTAGAACACATGCAATACACTCCCGGGATGATGCCAATAGAATGGGAGTCGTGGATACGGGGAAAGAGAGATGACCCACCTACGCATGAAGAATTATTGGCACAGCAAAAGAGAATGCAGATTGTTAAGGAAAGGGCAAAGAAAGTGGAAGAGAAGGACAGAGAAGACCAAATAGAGCAGCAAACATCTCAACTGGTTAGCCAAGCAGGGCATGCGTCAACAACGTTGTTTGAGAGTTTGGAGAATAGAGCAGAACCCACAAGTACTGGCACTATGTTCCAGCCAGGGCAGTGGGCTCCAGAGAAAAATGAACCAGGTAgaaaagaggacgagcaaacttttgAGCCAGAGTCTTGGATGCCGCCTGGAAATAAAGCATCAAAGAAATAA
- the LOC136913560 gene encoding integrin alpha-E-like → MSGVGACLALFVLAFQSEQAAATFWQTAALPSDPNDPYYKTFQPVPSPEVTADKIITNVLHFYPVTPDWYKRLPPVLQDVVLVIDDSGSIPPCEFHKGKIALRNLIWLARANPAYDRHYAAVAYAWAAVVSFKFLPSAASQKEIMAIPYSGSATNIHAGLAQAKKLFDVSSSGSRAAANKVVFLITDGRPNWDRSLTIPTAEALKKEGVEIFVMAVGPNIKDIHKMVKVASYPPERFFFRVNNLSGLLNVIALVAKKIAPQKADSLFNDQ, encoded by the exons ATGTCAGGAGTAGGTGCATGTTTAGCTCTGTTTGTTCTTGCTTTCCAAAGTGAACAAGCTGCAGCAACATTTTGGCAAACAGCAGCCTTGCCGTCAGATCCAAACGATCCTTATTACAAGA CATTCCAACCTGTTCCATCCCCTGAGGTGACTGCAGACAAGATCATCACCAATGTTCTGCACTTTTACCCTGTCACTCCAGACTGGTATAAGAGGCTCCCTCCCGTACTTCAAGATGTTGTATTGGTCATTGATGATTCTGGATCAATTCCTCCTTGTGAATTCCACAAGGGAAAGATTGCATTAAGGAATTTGATTTGGTTAGCGAGGGCAAACCCTGCATATGATAGACACTATGCAGCAGTAGCTTACGCCTGGGCTGCTGTTGTGAGCTTCAAGTTCTTGCCTTCTGCTGCTTCACAAAAAGAGATCATGGCTATTCCATACTCAGGTTCAGCAACCAATATTCACGCTGGACTGGCACAggcaaagaaattatttgatgTCTCTTCATCAG gcAGTCGTGCTGCCGCAAATAAAGTGGTTTTTCTCATCACTGATGGCAGGCCAAATTGGGATCGTAGTCTTACAATTCCTACAGCAGAAGCCCTGAAAAAAGAAGGtgttgagatatttgtgatggCTGTTGGACCCAACATCAAAGATATTCATAAGATGGTGAAAGTGGCCTCATACCCTCCAGAGCGCTTCTTTTTCAGGGTCAATAATCTCTCAGGATTATTGAATGTCATTGCATTGGTTGCAAAGAAGATTGCTCCCCAGAAAGCTGACTCACTTTTCAATGACCAGTAG